From a single Pelodiscus sinensis isolate JC-2024 chromosome 4, ASM4963464v1, whole genome shotgun sequence genomic region:
- the RASSF7 gene encoding ras association domain-containing protein 7 isoform X14 translates to MELKVWVDGIQRIVCGVSDQTTCQEVVIALARAIGQTGRYILIQKLREKERQLLPHECPLESLAKCGQYANDVQFILQRTGPSLAERPSSDNASQAPERTFIRASLPIKARPVSTEVPKSREPKKSMTFNLGPMGSSDRLAKSKLRLHKRESVAVKDSTGRSHLSKEELFKTVLRQQEQLHSLEVHGDSLETDLRHWERDRGASQQDELVYLEHLIRRNETELGEEEFWQSELQLEKECERERQEKVRSLRGTLEEYTHKIHELTTKTEALEQEIQLEMAERARRAREAPADLEDMAAKMKRELEAKAKQSAQLESSLASVEKALEEAERNLQDQNQELEELNKELRQCNLQQFIQQTGATVTVLQSRPEDEPQLDQTNHELPACQRNGGLLHPSTDSPPRPSAKQFLGHPRNLQNPLVSSLNPEVVSTRQSIWR, encoded by the exons GCCAGACGGGAAGGTACATTCTCATCCAGAAGCTGCGGGAGAAGGAGAGGCAGCTTCTACCGCACGAATGCCCCCTGGAGTCGCTGGCTAAGTGTGGACAGTATGCCAACGATGTGCAGTTCATACTGCAGCGGACGGGCCCCAGCTTGGCCGAGCGCCCTTCCTCAGACAATGCCAGCCAGGCTCCTGAGAGGACTTTCATTCGGGCCAGCCTTCCCATCAAAGCCCGACCGGTCAGCACAGAGGTGCCCAAGTCTCGGGAGCCTAAAAAATCTATGACCTTTAACTTGGGCCCTATGGGCTCCAGCGATCGGCTTGCCAAGAGCAAGCTGAGACTGCACAAGAGGGAGAGCGTAGCCGTGAAGGACAGCACCGGTCGCAGCCATCTGTCCAAAGAGGAGCTGTTTAAGACTGTGCTGCgccagcaggagcagctgcactcCTTGGAGGTGCACGGGGATTCCCTGGAAACGGACCTCAGGCACTGGGAGCGTGACCGCGGTGCCAGCCAGCAGGATGAGCTGGTCTATCTGGAGCACCTGATCCGGCGAAACGAGACAGAGCTGGGTGAAGAGGAGTTCTGGCAGAGCGAGCTCCAGCTGGAGAAGGAGTgcgagagggagaggcaggagaaggtGAGGAGCCTGCGGGGCACGCTGGAGGAGTACACCCACAAAATCCACGAGCTGACCACCAAGACGGAGGCCCTGGAGCAGGAGATCCAGCTGGAGATGGCTGAGAGGGCCAGGAGGGCGAGGGAGGCTCCTGCGGATCTGGAGGACATGGCTGCCAAAATGAAAAGGGAGCTGGAAGCCAAGGCAAAGCAGAGCGCCCAGCTGGAGAGCAGCCTGGCGAGCGTGGAGAAGGCTTTGGAAGAAGCGGAAAGGAACCTGCAG GACCAGAATCAAGAGCTGGAGGAGTTAaataaggagctgaggcagtgtAATTTGCAGCAGTTTATTCAGCAGACGGGAGCCACAGTGACTGTTTTGCAGTCCAGACCCGAGGATGAACCCCAGCTGGATCAAACTAACCAcgagctgccagcctgccagaGAAACGGAG GCCTTCTCCATCCCAGCACAGACTCTCCTCCTCGACCCAGCGCCAAGCAGTTCCTCGGCCATCCACGGAACCTTCAGAACCCACTGGTGTCCAGCCTGAACCCtgagg TCGTATCAACAAGGCAGAGCATCTGGAGGTAG